The Flavobacterium marginilacus genome window below encodes:
- a CDS encoding DUF4242 domain-containing protein has protein sequence MPKYVIEREIPNAGDLTPEQLKAISNASCDVLRKMGPEIQWKHSYVTDDKIYCVYIAPNEEMIREHADKGGFPANKISLVTEIIDPVTAE, from the coding sequence ATGCCAAAGTATGTTATTGAAAGGGAGATTCCCAATGCCGGGGATTTAACGCCGGAGCAGTTAAAAGCTATTTCGAATGCATCCTGTGATGTGTTACGGAAAATGGGACCGGAAATACAGTGGAAGCACAGTTATGTGACTGATGACAAAATTTATTGTGTATATATTGCCCCTAATGAAGAAATGATTCGGGAACATGCCGATAAAGGTGGCTTTCCAGCTAATAAAATAAGTCTGGTTACTGAAATAA